The Methanomethylovorans hollandica DSM 15978 genome includes a region encoding these proteins:
- a CDS encoding CRISPR-associated endonuclease Cas1, which produces MRNKKNGVHHIKNQEIMGVEGGVAYKYWNEFSKAIPEKYDFESRIDSSRRATGAGDMVNAMLNYGYALLEAECLRAINAVGLDT; this is translated from the coding sequence ATGAGAAATAAAAAGAACGGAGTTCACCATATCAAAAATCAGGAAATTATGGGTGTTGAAGGTGGGGTTGCCTACAAATATTGGAATGAGTTCTCAAAAGCCATTCCTGAGAAATACGATTTTGAATCAAGGATTGATTCGAGCCGGAGGGCCACAGGGGCAGGGGACATGGTTAATGCCATGCTTAACTACGGCTACGCTTTGCTAGAAGCTGAGTGCCTGCGTGCTATCAATGCTGTGGGGCTAGATACTTAA
- a CDS encoding NifB/NifX family molybdenum-iron cluster-binding protein, which produces MKVSVPCMGKGGSDDAVSQHFGRAPAYTVFDTETGEYSVVMKNGSEGPADLMAGAGVNVMLCGGIGKGAAVMLQQRGIDVFLGASGTIKDAIDAWESGALSKNQNGNCDSHEHDHNHDDCSCNCSCHSQVSIS; this is translated from the coding sequence ATGAAAGTAAGCGTACCATGTATGGGAAAAGGCGGAAGCGATGACGCAGTCAGCCAGCATTTTGGAAGGGCACCTGCCTACACTGTTTTTGACACAGAGACTGGGGAATATTCCGTTGTAATGAAAAATGGTAGTGAAGGTCCTGCTGACCTGATGGCTGGAGCCGGTGTGAATGTAATGCTCTGTGGAGGTATTGGAAAGGGTGCTGCAGTGATGCTCCAGCAGAGAGGGATCGATGTTTTCCTCGGTGCATCTGGAACGATAAAAGATGCCATTGATGCGTGGGAGTCCGGTGCTCTCTCAAAGAACCAGAATGGTAACTGCGACAGCCATGAACATGATCACAATCATGACGACTGCAGTTGTAATTGCAGCTGTCACAGTCAGGTCTCAATAAGCTGA